Proteins from a single region of Symphalangus syndactylus isolate Jambi chromosome 12, NHGRI_mSymSyn1-v2.1_pri, whole genome shotgun sequence:
- the S1PR1 gene encoding sphingosine 1-phosphate receptor 1 gives MGSTSVPLVKAHRSSVSDYVNYDIIVRHYNYTGKLNISADKENSIKLTSVVFILICCFIILENIFVLLTIWKTKKFHRPMYYFIGNLALSDLLAGVAYTANLLLSGATTYKLTPAQWFLREGSMFVALSASVFSLLAIAIERYITMLKMKLHNGSNNFRLFLLISACWVISLILGGLPIMGWNCISALSSCSTVLPLYHKHYILFCTTVFTLLLLSIVILYCRIYSLVRTRSRRLTFRKNISKASRSSEKSLALLKTVIIVLSVFIACWAPLFILLLLDVGCKVKTCDILFRAEYFLVLAVLNSGTNPIIYTLTNKEMRRAFIRIMSCCKCPSGDSAGKFKRPIIAGMEFSRSKSDNSSHPQKDDGDNPETIMSSGNVNSSS, from the coding sequence ATGGGGTCCACCAGCGTCCCGCTGGTCAAGGCCCACCGCAGCTCGGTCTCTGACTACGTCAACTATGATATCATCGTCCGGCATTACAACTACACAGGAAAGCTGAATATCAGCGCGGACAAGGAGAACAGCATTAAACTGACCTCGGTGGTGTTCATTCTCATCTGCTGCTTTATCATCCTGGAGAACATCTTTGTCTTGCTGACCATTTGGAAAACCAAGAAATTCCACCGACCCATGTACTATTTTATTGGCAATCTGGCCCTCTCAGACCTGTTGGCAGGAGTAGCCTACACAGCTAACCTGCTCTTGTCTGGGGCCACCACCTACAAGCTCACTCCCGCCCAGTGGTTTCTGCGGGAAGGGAGTATGTTTGTGGCCCTGTCAGCCTCCGTGTTCAGTCTCCTCGCCATCGCCATTGAGCGCTATATCACAATGCTGAAAATGAAACTCCACAACGGGAGCAATAACTTCCGCCTCTTCCTGCTGATCAGCGCCTGCTGGGTCATCTCCCTCATCCTGGGTGGCCTGCCCATCATGGGCTGGAACTGCATCAGTGCGCTGTCCAGCTGCTCCACCGTGCTGCCGCTGTACCACAAGCACTATATCCTCTTCTGCACCACGGTCTTCACTCTGCTTCTGCTCTCCATCGTCATTCTGTACTGCAGGATCTACTCCTTGGTCAGGACTCGGAGCCGCCGCCTGACTTTCCGCAAGAACATTTCCAAGGCCAGCCGCAGCTCTGAGAAGTCGCTGGCGCTGCTCAAGACCGTAATTATCGTCCTGAGCGTCTTCATCGCCTGCTGGGCACCGCTCTTCATCCTGCTCCTGCTGGATGTGGGCTGCAAGGTGAAGACCTGCGACATCCTCTTCAGAGCGGAGTACTTCCTGGTGTTAGCTGTGCTCAACTCCGGCACCAACCCCATCATTTACACTCTGACCAACAAGGAGATGCGTCGGGCCTTCATCCGGATCATGTCCTGCTGCAAGTGCCCGAGCGGAGACTCTGCTGGCAAATTCAAGCGACCCATCATCGCCGGCATGGAATTCAGCCGCAGCAAATCGGACAATTCCTCCCACCCCCAGAAGGACGATGGGGACAACCCAGAGACCATTATGTCTTCTGGAAACGTCAACTCTTCTTCCTAG